A window from Bacteroidota bacterium encodes these proteins:
- a CDS encoding insulinase family protein, whose translation MINRTIAPPIVDAVDFKLLLKPCEKFILKNGVEVYAINAGAEEVMSLEWIYFAGNCYEDKNLVAASANFLLRNGTSKKTAFQLNEHFEYYGSYINRACYNETATISLHTLTKHVHELLPVIREMITDTIMPEEELSTYKQNQKQRLKVSLKKSEFIAGRLIDTYLYGENHPYGKYSSAEEYDALNREELMSFYDRYYRNGKFIMFVAGKLPANLEQLLNEQFGDLPVGTISKPNDILSPVSEKKYRITNDVNGVQGSIRIARPFPNRHHPDFLKAQILNSLFGGFFGSRLMSNIREDKGYTYGIHSYLQNHVQHSAWMISTEAGKDVCDATIAEVYKEMDLLKNELVDDEELKLVQNYMMGSILGDLDGPFQIIARWKNYILNGLDGNYFYNATDTIKNISPEELQQLAQKYFNAEDFYELVVV comes from the coding sequence ATGATCAACCGAACAATTGCTCCCCCGATAGTAGATGCTGTTGATTTCAAACTTTTATTAAAGCCCTGCGAGAAATTTATTCTAAAAAATGGCGTAGAAGTGTATGCCATCAATGCCGGTGCAGAAGAAGTGATGTCTTTGGAATGGATTTATTTTGCAGGCAATTGTTACGAAGACAAAAACCTTGTTGCTGCCTCTGCTAATTTTTTACTGCGCAATGGTACCTCAAAAAAAACAGCCTTTCAGCTAAACGAACACTTCGAATACTATGGTTCTTATATCAACAGGGCTTGTTATAATGAGACAGCAACTATTTCATTACACACACTTACAAAACATGTGCATGAGCTGTTGCCTGTGATCCGGGAAATGATCACAGACACGATCATGCCTGAAGAAGAACTCAGCACCTACAAGCAAAATCAAAAACAACGGCTCAAAGTAAGCCTGAAAAAATCAGAGTTTATAGCCGGACGTTTGATCGATACTTATTTATATGGCGAGAACCATCCTTATGGAAAATATTCAAGCGCTGAAGAATACGATGCATTGAACCGGGAGGAGTTGATGAGTTTTTATGACCGTTATTACCGAAATGGAAAATTTATAATGTTCGTTGCGGGTAAGTTGCCTGCTAATCTTGAACAATTATTAAATGAACAGTTTGGAGATTTGCCTGTCGGGACTATTTCAAAACCCAACGATATTCTATCACCCGTTTCGGAAAAAAAATACAGAATAACGAATGATGTAAATGGTGTGCAGGGGTCTATTCGTATTGCACGGCCTTTTCCTAACCGCCATCATCCTGATTTTTTAAAAGCACAGATCCTTAATAGTTTGTTCGGCGGCTTTTTTGGATCAAGACTAATGAGTAATATTCGTGAAGACAAAGGCTATACTTACGGAATTCATAGTTATTTACAAAACCATGTTCAACATTCGGCATGGATGATAAGTACCGAAGCTGGTAAAGATGTTTGCGATGCAACAATAGCCGAAGTATATAAAGAAATGGATTTACTGAAAAATGAATTAGTAGATGATGAGGAACTGAAACTGGTTCAGAATTATATGATGGGTTCTATTCTCGGCGATCTTGACGGCCCATTTCAAATCATTGCCCGCTGGAAAAACTATATCCTGAACGGGTTGGATGGAAATTATTTTTATAATGCAACCGATACAATAAAAAACATATCTCCAGAAGAATTGCAGCAGCTTGCACAAAAGTATTTCAACGCTGAAGATTTTTATGAATTAGTGGTTGTTTAA